A stretch of the Fusarium musae strain F31 chromosome 2, whole genome shotgun sequence genome encodes the following:
- the YTM1 gene encoding ribosome biogenesis protein ytm1 — translation MGDVAQVKVVFTTTEQDLVLPDSKQQLLVPADIKRYGLSRILNSESMLDTSSPIPLDFLANGTFLRTSIEEYLATNGLSSESTLTLQYVRSLLPPVYEASFEHDDWVGGIDLLSATSRAGLLAGGGNIPERVASASYDGLVRVWNPSGDAIAVSPAGRAGGHTQRANAVKWMSQKQLASVGLDRKVIVWDYSESEDGFSGALKSSMELWGHGKEINSLDINGATKRILTASSDGKVGLWTSSKRTAPQADPESLPSAHSTKRAKLASAANTAQRGPLALIPVHDEPVTAAIFHPNDATVAYSASKDHTVRTIDLTTQREVSRLTTMHPLLCATALPGSSLVAAGSSARHITLLDPRESATTTSAMTLRGHVNMVVSLAPSPENDHSLVSGSHDSTCRVWDLRSVRMGTSEEGGGSVSEPVYTIGREWLKGKKLPAAGDGAKVLSVAWDQSWGIVSGGEDKKVQINRGRNLFGPGP, via the exons ATGGGGGACGTCGCACAGGTGAAGGTCGTCTTCACTACCACTGAGCAGGATTTGGTACTGCCAGACTCTAAACAACAATTGCTCGTGCCTGCAG ATATTAAACGATATGGCCTCTCTCGCATTCTCAACTCTGAGTCTATGCTCGACACCTCCTCTCCTATACCACTCGACTTTCTCGCCAACGGCACATTTCTCCGAACTTCTATCGAAGAGTATCTTGCAACAAATGGTCTTTCATCTGAATCCACCTTGACTTTGCAGTATGTTCGAAGTCTGCTTCCTCCGGTTTACGAGGCGAGCTTTGAACATGACGACTGGGTTGGTGGTATAGACCTCCTATCTGCCACTTCACGAGCAGGCCTCCTGGCTGGTGGTGGGAACATCCCTGAACGAGTTGCGAGTGCTTCCTATGACGGCCTCGTTAGGGTCTGGAACCCCTCTGGAGACGCAATCGCAGTGTCTCCTGCTGGTCGAGCTGGTGGCCACACGCAGCGAGCGAATGCGGTCAAGTGGATGTCACAGAAGCAGCTGGCTTCAGTTGGCCTGGATCGCAAGGTTATTGTCTGGGACTATAGCGAGTCTGAGGATGGTTTCTCTGGCGCCCTCAAGTCCAGCATGGAACTCTGGGGTCATGGGAAGGAAATCAACAGTCTTGACATTAACGGAGCCACTAAGCGAATTCTCACAGCATCATCTGACGGTAAAGTTGGCCTTTGGACATCGTCAAAAAGAACAGCTCCCCAAGCGGATCCTGAGAGCTTGCCTTCTGCGCACAGCACGAAGCGAGCCAAGCTTGCAAGTGCCGCCAACACTGCACAGCGTGGCCCTCTTGCTTTGATCCCTGTCCATGATGAGCCTGTGACTGCTGCCATCTTTCATCCCAACGACGCGACGGTCGCCTATTCGGCATCCAAAGATCATACTGTTCGCACTATTGATTTGACAACCCAGCGCGAGGTCAGCCGACTCACAACCATGCACCCACTATTATGCGCAACGGCGCTCCCCGGATCCTCgcttgtcgctgctggtTCGTCGGCCCGACATATTACCCTCCTCGACCCCCGCGAGTCAGCTACTACTACCTCAGCCATGACACTCCGCGGTCACGTTAATATGGTTGTCTCTTTGGCGCCTTCGCCCGAAAACGACCACTCGCTTGTGTCTGGCTCCCACGACAGTACATGTCGTGTGTGGGATCTTCGAAGCGTGCGGATGGGTACGTCGGAAGAGGGTGGCGGCAGCGTCAGTGAGCCAGTGTACACCATAGGCCGAGAGTggctcaagggcaagaagctcccagctgctggtgatggagCCAAGGTGTTGAGCGTGGCCTGGGATCAATCCTGGGGTATTGTGAGTGGTGGTGAGGATAAGAAGGTTCAGATCAACAGAGGCCGTAATCTGTTTGGGCCAGGACCATAG